One region of Thiomonas intermedia genomic DNA includes:
- a CDS encoding branched-chain amino acid ABC transporter permease, which produces MSAGRSGRTLTSTALFAAAVALPVALPLSSAAFNLLSQLAIAWLLLLSVGLLVTRAGLLSFGQALYAGLSAYAAAHAMNAIAAAGWPLPFALVPLYGGLFAAGVALVAGPISVRHGGLSFAMITLGLGLLVAIAAPMLQGFFGGEGGVSTDRTAGPVWLGLNLLSQRQVYGVSAAYVLLAAGLLRWLDGTRLDLLARAVRDNPLRVAVSGSAPRRVRLHLVLVSAFLAGLAGALQTLRVEQVSAGALGLPQSSMALLFSLAAGSGTAWGALLGAGLMVGSEVLLASLSQAWMLYVGLGFLAIVIWAPQGLVEVLHELARRLRARRDPDLLWGLAALLVCGGLSLIGASSLIELLYAVRQQLLAHGVLRLWGVSVRADSAEVWAGAAWLAVVSTGLGVLVRRVLAPRLRVEGEAA; this is translated from the coding sequence GTGAGCGCTGGCCGTTCCGGGCGGACGCTCACCTCGACGGCGCTGTTCGCGGCGGCGGTCGCGCTGCCTGTGGCCCTGCCGTTGAGCAGCGCCGCCTTCAACCTGCTGTCGCAACTGGCCATCGCCTGGCTGTTGCTCCTATCCGTCGGACTGCTAGTCACGCGCGCCGGGCTGTTGAGTTTCGGACAGGCGCTGTACGCCGGGCTGTCGGCCTACGCGGCGGCGCATGCGATGAATGCCATCGCCGCGGCCGGCTGGCCGCTGCCCTTTGCGCTCGTGCCGCTGTACGGCGGTCTGTTCGCCGCGGGCGTCGCGCTGGTGGCCGGACCGATCAGCGTGCGCCACGGCGGGCTGAGTTTCGCCATGATCACCCTGGGGCTCGGTCTGCTGGTGGCCATCGCCGCGCCGATGCTGCAAGGCTTCTTCGGCGGCGAAGGCGGTGTCTCGACCGACCGTACCGCGGGGCCCGTCTGGCTGGGGCTGAACCTGCTGTCGCAGCGACAGGTCTACGGCGTCAGCGCGGCCTATGTGCTGCTGGCCGCGGGTTTGCTCCGCTGGCTTGATGGCACCCGGCTCGATCTGCTGGCCCGCGCCGTGCGCGACAACCCTCTGCGCGTTGCCGTGAGCGGCAGCGCGCCGCGTCGCGTGCGCCTGCATCTCGTGCTGGTGAGCGCCTTCCTCGCGGGTCTGGCTGGTGCTTTGCAAACCCTGCGTGTCGAACAGGTGAGCGCCGGGGCACTCGGCCTGCCGCAATCGAGCATGGCCCTGCTGTTCAGCCTGGCCGCGGGCAGCGGGACGGCGTGGGGCGCCTTGCTCGGCGCGGGATTGATGGTGGGCAGCGAGGTCTTGCTGGCCTCGCTCTCCCAGGCGTGGATGCTGTATGTCGGCCTTGGTTTTCTCGCCATCGTGATCTGGGCGCCTCAGGGTTTGGTCGAGGTCTTGCATGAGCTGGCGCGTCGTCTGCGCGCCCGGCGCGACCCCGATCTACTGTGGGGGCTGGCCGCCCTGCTGGTTTGCGGCGGGTTGTCGCTCATCGGCGCGAGCAGTCTGATCGAACTGCTCTACGCCGTGCGCCAACAACTGCTGGCGCACGGCGTGCTGCGGCTTTGGGGGGTGTCGGTGCGCGCCGACAGCGCCGAGGTCTGGGCGGGCGCGGCATGGCTGGCTGTGGTGAGCACGGGGCTTGGTGTGCTGGTGAGGCGCGTTCTGGCACCGAGACTGCGCGTCGAAGGCGAGGCGGCATGA
- a CDS encoding branched-chain amino acid ABC transporter permease, with protein sequence MDALALSALNGLSYSLLLFLLASGLTLIFSLLGILNFAHGSFYMLGAYLAWQSGPWFGFWGGLVVAPLGVALLATAFEVGVLRRLRAQGHLPELLATFAFGVVLVEAARLLWGNGSVPYAIPQALQGSLLTLGGVAFPVYRGFVMAVALTALALAWLLLWRTRAGLIVQAALTHAPMVSALGHDVRAVQTLVFAAGAALAGLAGAVGGPLLITEPDMAAQMGALLFAVIIIGGLGSLRGALLGALLVGEAQTLAVAVNGSLADGFAYLGWHAPATWPASDGLIPSLLHLDLARAAPLLPYLLLVVVLALRPQGLTRRFSAKEAP encoded by the coding sequence ATGGACGCGCTCGCACTCTCTGCGCTCAATGGCCTGAGCTACAGCCTGCTGCTGTTCCTGCTGGCTTCGGGCCTGACGCTGATTTTCTCGCTGCTGGGCATTCTCAATTTCGCCCACGGCAGTTTCTACATGCTGGGCGCCTATCTCGCCTGGCAGAGCGGCCCGTGGTTCGGCTTCTGGGGCGGCCTGGTGGTCGCGCCTCTGGGGGTGGCGCTGCTGGCCACGGCCTTCGAGGTCGGCGTGCTGCGGCGCCTGCGTGCCCAGGGTCATCTGCCCGAGCTGCTCGCCACTTTCGCGTTTGGCGTGGTGCTGGTGGAGGCCGCACGCCTGCTGTGGGGCAATGGCTCGGTGCCCTACGCCATTCCCCAGGCGCTGCAGGGCAGCCTGCTGACGCTCGGCGGCGTGGCGTTTCCGGTGTACCGCGGCTTTGTCATGGCCGTGGCGCTGACCGCGCTCGCCCTGGCCTGGCTGCTGCTGTGGCGCACGCGCGCCGGCCTGATCGTGCAGGCCGCACTGACTCACGCCCCCATGGTGTCGGCGCTGGGGCACGACGTGCGCGCGGTGCAAACTCTGGTGTTTGCCGCAGGAGCCGCGCTGGCGGGCCTCGCCGGCGCGGTGGGCGGGCCACTGCTCATCACCGAACCCGACATGGCCGCTCAGATGGGGGCGCTGCTGTTCGCCGTCATCATCATCGGCGGCCTGGGTTCGCTGCGCGGTGCGCTGCTGGGCGCGCTGCTGGTGGGCGAAGCGCAGACGCTGGCGGTGGCGGTGAACGGCTCGCTGGCCGACGGCTTCGCCTACCTGGGCTGGCATGCACCCGCCACCTGGCCAGCCAGCGACGGCCTGATCCCCAGCCTGCTGCATCTCGACCTGGCGCGCGCGGCCCCCTTGCTGCCCTATCTGCTGCTGGTCGTCGTGCTGGCGCTGCGCCCCCAGGGACTCACCCGCCGGTTTTCCGCGAAAGAGGCGCCGTGA